From the Deltaproteobacteria bacterium genome, one window contains:
- a CDS encoding TlpA family protein disulfide reductase, with amino-acid sequence MPCRGSLNIRGQGGPYLLFFWATWCGPCKASLPEVVAFERERGIPVIAITDESSEQLDAFFSKYQGPFPATIATDELRKSFLAYGVNGTPTFVLADTAGKVENRATGYSAAKGLPFTGWSCKTRKTETTPSPRCPGE; translated from the coding sequence TTGCCTTGCCGAGGCTCTCTCAACATAAGAGGCCAGGGTGGGCCATATCTCCTCTTCTTCTGGGCCACATGGTGTGGGCCCTGTAAGGCCTCGTTACCCGAAGTGGTCGCGTTCGAGCGCGAGCGCGGGATACCTGTGATAGCGATTACCGACGAGTCGTCGGAGCAACTCGATGCGTTCTTCAGCAAATACCAAGGTCCATTCCCGGCGACTATTGCCACAGATGAATTGCGGAAATCGTTTCTGGCATATGGGGTAAATGGGACGCCGACATTTGTGCTGGCTGATACCGCAGGCAAAGTAGAAAATCGTGCGACAGGCTATAGTGCGGCAAAAGGGCTCCCGTTCACTGGCTGGTCGTGTAAGACTCGCAAGACAGAGACGACACCGAGCCCGCGTTGTCCTGGAGAATAA
- a CDS encoding DsbA family protein produces MEKEYVNTGKLRFALLDLPLEAIHKNAFKAAEATRCAKGQGKYWEMHERLFTNQQALNPDDLVGHAKAIGLNEDGFKRCLTEGTYAAAVRRDMGEAQKAGITGTPAFFLAVPEGKDGKVKTLQRLSGAQPFAAFQAAIDAASANTK; encoded by the coding sequence ATCGAAAAAGAATACGTCAATACTGGAAAACTCAGGTTTGCGTTGTTGGATCTTCCCTTAGAAGCCATTCACAAGAATGCGTTTAAGGCAGCCGAGGCAACCCGGTGTGCCAAAGGCCAGGGGAAGTATTGGGAGATGCACGAGCGGTTATTTACCAACCAGCAAGCGTTGAATCCTGACGACCTGGTCGGACACGCCAAAGCGATTGGCCTCAATGAGGATGGGTTTAAGAGATGCCTCACTGAGGGAACGTATGCTGCAGCAGTACGGAGAGATATGGGCGAAGCGCAGAAAGCTGGGATAACCGGGACGCCCGCGTTCTTTTTGGCTGTCCCTGAAGGAAAAGATGGAAAAGTGAAAACGCTGCAACGGTTGAGTGGAGCGCAGCCCTTTGCCGCCTTTCAAGCGGCGATTGATGCTGCCTCAGCCAATACCAAGTAA
- a CDS encoding HNH endonuclease: MEPELRRLVWQRASQRCEYCHVSAEVTLLPFQIDHIIAEKHGGPTVADNLALSCERCNSHKGPNIAGYLAGQHVALFNPRTDRWTDHFAWDGPVLVGKTPTGKVTIEVLAINLSYRVALRAALIEEGSFPPPEDVLTKMLSEKG; encoded by the coding sequence ATGGAGCCTGAGCTTCGGCGCTTGGTATGGCAACGCGCCTCCCAACGGTGTGAGTATTGTCACGTCTCAGCAGAGGTGACGTTACTCCCGTTTCAAATTGATCACATTATTGCTGAGAAACACGGAGGGCCGACCGTTGCGGATAATCTCGCACTGAGCTGCGAGCGCTGCAATTCTCATAAGGGGCCAAATATCGCTGGATATTTGGCGGGACAACACGTCGCACTGTTTAATCCCCGTACAGATCGCTGGACTGACCACTTTGCGTGGGACGGACCAGTGTTGGTGGGAAAAACACCTACCGGTAAAGTGACAATTGAAGTGTTAGCAATTAATTTGTCGTATCGGGTTGCGTTACGCGCCGCGCTGATCGAGGAAGGCAGTTTTCCTCCTCCTGAGGATGTTCTCACTAAAATGCTAAGTGAGAAAGGGTGA